AAGTGTAAAAGTATAGTAATGGAATACTTCTGCAGATTAAATTGGAACAAATTAGGTTTACTATGTATAGACAGTATATAAAAGTAAAGTTCAAGTATGTCGCCCCACTTAGTATTGTTGgaaaaatataatctgtcgctttgagattactttcctttgttgcatgttcaataaagtcgagaagaagaaaaccacgggattcggtcggattaagtttaacaaatttattccctaacaatatttctaaaaacagagtaaaacaaaataaaacagatcgatctgggtgtccaaaatcaaggcctgcaatacgcaagaggttacattccgaattcacatgcagcttgtctggagacacaggaaaattccttgagttcagacttttaagcatgtgggcagaacatcctcccccgggagcaaatggccgccgaatctccgcctctggtcgctagagattggctgacagaggagcccgccttcttccttcagcccatccttagaatcacagcatctggtctctgGGGGCGAACCTCACAGATAGACACGGTACGGAATCCCCATGGGTGGCAGGAACTGTCACCGCAGGAAGTCGATCctagagctttgttcttcacacgggagcagatgcctgtggcggTTCCCAGGGATTGAGATGATTGATTCatgatccaagtcagacctacaaccaaatggcctcagaagatcaaagaccattttctcctgaagggggttggaggttggagctgcattcctgaaacctctttacctatgcaattatcaggaagtcccttttaattgaaattactgaaacccacacacagtaaaccagaaagaaaaccttcaatgaaataaagataagataaaaacctaggagaaatgagaaccacaaaaaataaattccttcagtaTGAACTAAGTGTACTTGTATTACACTTAAACTAAGACAAACTtgatttagactttttttttgctcctaacGAGGCAATAAAGTATTATGACAATATTTCAATATATAAATATGAAATTCAATTATTGCGTATTTAATTTAATCTTTGTTCAGCttattaaaaatgtcttaaaagagCGATTTAAAACTCAGTTGTgcaaattactttttaacgttGGCTGACAAAGTCCGCCATGATTGACGTCACTACGCCTTCACTGCTTTAAGTTTCCCTCCCATCTCCTTCCAACAGCGTCTCTGACGGACTGAAAGGCGTTTAGAAAAACCCCAGAGACCGTCCGCGGGTCGAGATGACCCCGAGACACAAACATCACTTCACGAGGACACGCGCCGCTAAAACTCACCTCCATCTTCGCGTTTCCGGTTTGTCGCCCTGAAACCCCCAGCACGTCCACGGCAGCCTCTACGAGCGTGTCCAATATGAACTTTATTTCTACATATAACACATTTTCCGCCATCATTTTTGTTTCGTCGAGCGATTATCAGAGATACAACGGAGGAGCCATTTTTCCGCCGGTAGAAAttaggtttttcaaaataaaacgcagTTGGCGCAatctctccctcttttttttttattagtgaaACAAGAAATAAAGCTTTCCATTTGTCAAATAACTATAAATTACAAGGGATTTTAAACCCTTAATTTGCATCAATGTACAATGTAAGCTAAAAGGAGGCATTACAATCTAAACgtaatttctttttacatttagcTGTCTTATttattctctctctcttttttttaaatcagaacaaaaatatCTCTTTCTTAAAGTTGGTAACAAATCGCTCGCACACACAAAATGATAAATGGCAAAAACAATGATGCTGTCGCCTTGAAGGAATTCTCTGAGTAACAAGAATAAAGAAGTTCAGACAATTCAGATTCGTAACGTCTAATTCCAAACTAATTCCAAGGTTCGGTTGGCGGGCGCCATCTACGACGGTTCACAGGCGTGCTTCTTGAGCTGCCTGGAGTCGGAGAATCCGTGTCCACACTGCTGGCAGGAGTAAAGCTTCTGACCCGTGTGGACCTGCAGGTGGGACTTCAGCTGGTTGGACTGGTGGAACTTCTTCTGGCAGTACCCGCACTCAAACGGTTTCTCGCCGGTGTGGATCCGCATATGCCTGTAGAAGTTTCCGTCGGTCCTGAAGGCCTTGCCGCACTGGTCGCACTTGTAGGGCTTCTCGCCGGTGTGGATGCGCTCGTGCTGCTTTAGGCTGGCGGCCTGGAAAAACCGCTTCCCGCACTTGTCGCAGACGAAGGGCTTCTCGCCCGAGTGACTCCGCTGGTGGTAGCTGAAGGAGTACTTGTTGTGGAAGGCCTTCCCGCAGAGGCTGCAGTTGAACTCCTTCTGCTCGCTGTGGCCTCGCTCGTGGAGTTTGAGCGAAGACGCCGCGCTGAAACCCTTCAGGCATATCTTGCAGCTGAACGGCTTGACAATGACGACCAACTTGTTCTGTCTGCTCTGGAAGAAGGTCGTCTGCCCGCCGTCCACGTCCTGGTTCTTGTTGGCGTGGACGTACCTCTGGTGCATCAGCAGCCGGCAGTTGAAGAGGAAGGTCTTTCCGCAGAGGTCGCACATGAAGGGTTTCCGAGCGCCGTGTATGAGCATGTGGCTCTTGAGCTTGTTGTTGTCCGAGAAGCTCTTGCCGCAGTCCTGGCAGGTGAAGGGCTTCTCCCCCGTGTGAATGCGAAGATGCCGTTTGAGGTTGTTGTTGAGGCTGAATCTGGCCCCGCACACGTGGCAGGTAAACGGCTTCTCCCCCGTGTGGATCATCTTGTGGCGTTTCAGAGCGGTTCCGGTCCGGTACGACCTGTTGCACTGGTCGCAGGTGAAGGGCGAGTCGCCCGTGTGCTTCCGCTTGTGCACCGTCAGGGAGTGGGCGTACTTGAAGGATTCCTCGCACATGGGGCACTTGTACTTCTTGGCGTTGGTGTGAACCATCTGGTGGAAGCGAAGGGTGTCTTTGCTCTTGAACTCCTTGCCGCACGTGGCGCAGCTGAAGGGGCGGTCCTCGGAATGCACCGCCATGTGGCTCTTTAGCTGCACCGATGTCCTGCAGGTCTTGTCACAGAGCTGGCACTTCAACAACTGCTTCCACTTCTCGTGGCGTAGAAGGTGGTTCTCCAAAGACTGCTTAACCCTGAAGGTCTTCTTGCACTGGTCGCACCCGAAAGGCTTGGGCGGCCTCACCTGCTGGTGGCGCTTCAGGTGGTTCTGCAGCGACTCCTCTCTGCGGTACGACCTCTTGCAGTAAGGACACCTGAAAGGAAGCAAGCTTTGTGCCGAACCGTGGCTGGAAAGATGATTCTCCAGAGACGCCTCATCCAGGAAGCTCTCGTGACAGAGCTGGCAGAAAAACTTTCTCTTGTGGAGCTCCACGTGTTTCTTCAAATCACTTTTCCAGTGAAAACCAGAGTCACAGTGTTCACAGAAGAACCGCTTCCCTGCCTGGGACTCCCATCTTCTTAGACTCCTCCCCTGAATTTCAGCTGGACCGCTTTGCTTCTCCTCGGTGCTGCAGGTAGAAGCAGCTGCAAAGTAGAACACAAGCAGAAATGAGAGCTTTATCGTTCCAGCAGATCTGAAGCTGAAGGCcgcaaagaaaaaagcttcccAGTCGGATCCCTGAGATCCACCTTCCTGCTTTTCTTCTGCAGGGTGGAGGTTCCCAGGGACCAGGACTGGATGGAATCACCTACCTTTGGTGGTTTGTTGCGCCTGCTTCCTTGGCCTCCCCACCTTTCCAGGTTCTTTTTGCTCCACAGGCTCAGAAGAAATGAGAACCGCCTGGgttaagacaaaaaacaaaccactcTTTAGAAGGATTTCTACATTCTGGATTCACCACTGAAGTCTCAGAACATCCACCCATCAGAGCCACCTTAAACCAGAAAGGCCTGACATCTGTCTGAACTAAGGAACCAGGGATGGATCAGGATCACGGTTCTCCCCTGACGTGTTCTGCTGCGAGTTCAGCAGCTGTTCCACGCCCCACCGTGCTTCTGCTGGGTTCTGCGGAACCACCTCTCCACAGATAAATCAAACTTAACAAGAACGGGGGAGGGAACATTTCCGTTCAAATCAATCAGAACAGATCTGAACGCGACGGTGTGAGGTCACCCACCTTTTCCTGGTTGGGGGGGCCTGGCGGCTCGGACCCCGGAGATGCGGGTTTGAGGATGAGCGTTTCTCTGGATAACGACGTGGGAGGCAGCGGCGGCGGAGCATCCACCAACGGCTCCGTGGGAACAGAGTGGGCGGCGTCTGCCGACAGAGGGGGGGAGCCGGGGGCGGACTCTGGAACCTGGTCTGAGGTGGATTCCTGAGGGGACGCGAGGTGATGGAAGGCGGGCTGCAGCGGCCCCCCTGTTTCACAGACAAACGAGTGATGAGGATTACTTAAGTTACTTTTGTTACACACTTTTGCCCCCAGATAACTTTAGTAGCAGACTTAAATTACAATTCATCTCTAAATCCAAATCTAAACCAAAACTCCAGTCATAAACGAAAACCTGCTGTTATTCTGATTCTTGTCACCTCATGGACttgtgaaatattttctgcacatttaaacataaaaatataaactttaactaaaaatTGTTGAACCAAATTTACTAAACATTTTCAGTaaaattttaaagcaatttatttgaaaagtaaaatcctGCAAAGAAAGACGTTaatctaaataaatgtttcatcttttttggtCAAAACTTTGATTGTTCTTCAGGTTTCTGCTCTTGCCGTTTGTTTCCTTAttccttgtttatttttttagacaaaagaaaatattttatcttATAAGTTAAGAGCAGAACTGAATATAAAACAGTTGGTTACTGCATCAAAAACtaatataacaaaataaaactgcaaaataaacTGCAAATTTAGCATTATCACAATATGAAGCTGTGCAATACGTATATCGGAAAATTGTGATAAATGTCCTAAAACAATCCTATGGCAGCCTTAAGTATTTaactaattaaataaataaacgtatgaatttgaccaatcgggtggaCTCCTTTCATGTttgctcgcctcctatgtagacgagggtcatttggagtttatttaagttatgttgactcttatttttatgaaactgttgcagtgaaatagaaatgatgCATTTagctgttttgctatttgttcatgtatcgcaagttatatcatcatcACAATGTTGATAATTTATATCGCAAATTGCTAGTTTTCCTCGTATCGTGCAGCCCTGCTGCATATTATCGGATCCCAGaataaaacagtgttttagTTAGATTTAACAAAACTACTGTAATAAATGAGATAAAATACACCTTAAATCTggaacattttcattaaaaaaatgtattcaatagCAGAAAAAGTTTACAATCAGGCATTTTTGGGGAAAGTTTGAAGACAGCTTGTCTCCTATTTTGAAGGCACAGGTAATAATGTTTCTATGGTGATCATAAACAAGTGTCTGTGTCACGCGGAGTACCACTGGGTTCGAATCTCAGACCTCTGCTACTTTGCCGTATCGTCAGCCCTGCGGGTCAGACCCTCTAgattaataatgttttttatacTTATTATTCTGGACATCAatggtcaattaaaaaaattgccCAGGACTTATAAATCAATTAATTAGGGATGTCAAATGATTGTGCCAGTTTTAATTAATTacagacaatttaaaaaaaacaccaaccaTACATTAATCTAATATTCATGTCAGATGGTTGCTTCTGTAAAGTCCTTTACCGATGATAGTGCTCACCTTGAAGGGCACTGTCCCGCTTTTATATCATGGTCACTTTTGAAAAaggtaaatattaaataaattattagtACTTTTAACTTGTTATACTTTAGTTTACATAGTTTTCCCCCAAAAAGTGGACTTTCTACAGTGCGGTGTGATGAGTTGTCACGGTAACGGCTCTTGTTAAGTTCCACgaagcatcatttcagaggggAAGTTCAGCTTTTCCCACTCAGTTTGGTTCAGTCACAACAAAGAGACAAAGTCAAAAGTCTAAATTCCTCCTTCTCTTCTGCATCCAAGTGCTCAAAATAATCAAATCCATCAAACCGGTTAAAGGAAACTATTAAATCACTCGTCTTTTCTACCGTCTTTGTAGTGGGAAACGGTTTGTCAGCACAATTATGATAATATTAATAAGATTGCTCAGAACACTCCCTACTATTTTGGATGCGTTAAACTAGACCACTCTGatctgatgttttgtttttcttaattgtttgagattgaaataaaaacacctctGGGGTTTAGAAGTAAAGGTTtatattcaataaataaaaaacttcataaagtcacttttttggttgtattttgatcttttactgccccacaatgtcacaaattaaactttaaatacCTCAAAATCAGCCTTTTCACTATAATTTAGGTCAGATTAATAATTACAGGTAATAATAATACTCTTTTACTCTGCTGATCATGCCGGAAGCTAGCTCAGATCCAGGTTGACGTATCTTAGCATCCTCACCTGGCTGCTCCGGGTTCGGTTCCTCCTCAGCCTTGGTTCCGCTCTCACTCATGGTCTTCAGCTCCTTCTCCAGCTGCTCCATGTCTCGGCCCAGCTGACCCACTCTGGCCTCCAGCTCCTGCTCCAGCTGGCCGGCTTTCCTCTGCAGAACATCCTCCAGCTGCTCCACTTTGGCCCGCAGGGCCTCGTTCTCCTCGAACAGCTCCGAGCAGAACTCGGTGAAGACTTTGTGGAT
The Oryzias latipes chromosome 13, ASM223467v1 DNA segment above includes these coding regions:
- the LOC101163753 gene encoding zinc finger protein 62 — its product is MEARFGREVASIVEVGIQATVSVFRDVCAKEALSTEWEDARSGEIREIEKCLVVQIHKVFTEFCSELFEENEALRAKVEQLEDVLQRKAGQLEQELEARVGQLGRDMEQLEKELKTMSESGTKAEEEPNPEQPGGPLQPAFHHLASPQESTSDQVPESAPGSPPLSADAAHSVPTEPLVDAPPPLPPTSLSRETLILKPASPGSEPPGPPNQEKAVLISSEPVEQKEPGKVGRPRKQAQQTTKAASTCSTEEKQSGPAEIQGRSLRRWESQAGKRFFCEHCDSGFHWKSDLKKHVELHKRKFFCQLCHESFLDEASLENHLSSHGSAQSLLPFRCPYCKRSYRREESLQNHLKRHQQVRPPKPFGCDQCKKTFRVKQSLENHLLRHEKWKQLLKCQLCDKTCRTSVQLKSHMAVHSEDRPFSCATCGKEFKSKDTLRFHQMVHTNAKKYKCPMCEESFKYAHSLTVHKRKHTGDSPFTCDQCNRSYRTGTALKRHKMIHTGEKPFTCHVCGARFSLNNNLKRHLRIHTGEKPFTCQDCGKSFSDNNKLKSHMLIHGARKPFMCDLCGKTFLFNCRLLMHQRYVHANKNQDVDGGQTTFFQSRQNKLVVIVKPFSCKICLKGFSAASSLKLHERGHSEQKEFNCSLCGKAFHNKYSFSYHQRSHSGEKPFVCDKCGKRFFQAASLKQHERIHTGEKPYKCDQCGKAFRTDGNFYRHMRIHTGEKPFECGYCQKKFHQSNQLKSHLQVHTGQKLYSCQQCGHGFSDSRQLKKHACEPSSGFGATGEMLSRETSRKICCVFSQMSSLLLSENSALKAQLERLEAELQSATRNVEDARRWRESVLSGCPVLFQQSGLLFRLKPFGRLMRRTDAQQEDGEDEESSSAAQVGRDDAVKDCSGPNRTQEAVLSSNRKLFVTKHTDTHGELRPFACDQCPRTFRTSVTFQNHLLRHQEKIQASFSCQLCSKTFKSRTGLKRHQLVHTDARPFVCYVCQKAFKTKHNLHTHESVHAAEKPGGKTFGDAATLQSHHSVHANEQPHVCAACGKAFTRRRSLRAHQAVHRGKTFTCEVCGVGFTFQHNLRRHMRLHTGEKPCTCKVCGRSFMHDNKLKAHMLLHGERKAFMCDLCGKTFLYNCQLRKHQRTHEEKRVTGRRSQVRGSRRVIYRQDKTTTDMTPFSCTTCRRSFDSTGSLRRHELIHSKNPQYTCDKCGKSFHYKATYQYHQRVHSGERPFACDVCRKTFIIRKALTSHMLQHSGEKPHRCQHCDKTFRIYTNLLRHQRVHTGEKPYECEVCGTRFRQLGHVKFHMQLHTGEKPHSCSSCRRSFSESRLLKRHKCSNKMSGRSITAS